From the genome of Bosea sp. Tri-49, one region includes:
- a CDS encoding sugar-binding transcriptional regulator, with protein sequence MASHSNDDFERLRRIHRVLVMHYVEGLSQAEIAKRTGLSHPTVNRLVKEGHERGYVQISVRSPLQSLFSLEEALAAAGALKEAIVTPTVSDQEEVNLTTVGRAAAEHLLSNLKDGDTICVSGGRGVDAMIQALAPNRAYDVTVVPATGGIQGEYFTDVNHLAAQLAHKLQGKAFQIHAPVFAASREERDVLLSLQSVREVLARARDAAIAVTGIGSVLADRSTYLSLRAANPGSESELSRLGAAGELVAHLLDRRGRLCDYPLNERVIGLTLDELKAIPLAIGVCAGARKATPAASVLRGGILDVLATDEATGNAIIDVLKDESHGN encoded by the coding sequence ATGGCCTCCCATTCCAACGACGATTTCGAGCGGCTGCGCAGGATTCACCGCGTGCTGGTGATGCATTACGTCGAAGGCCTGAGCCAGGCCGAGATCGCCAAGCGCACCGGCCTCTCGCACCCCACAGTTAACCGGCTGGTCAAGGAGGGGCATGAGCGCGGCTATGTGCAGATCTCCGTGCGCTCGCCCCTGCAATCGCTGTTCTCGCTCGAGGAGGCGCTCGCGGCGGCCGGCGCGCTGAAGGAGGCGATCGTCACGCCCACGGTCTCGGATCAGGAAGAGGTCAACCTGACCACGGTGGGCCGGGCGGCGGCCGAACACCTGCTGTCGAACCTCAAGGACGGCGACACGATCTGCGTTTCCGGCGGGCGCGGCGTCGATGCGATGATCCAGGCGCTGGCTCCGAACCGGGCCTATGACGTCACCGTTGTGCCGGCGACCGGCGGCATCCAGGGCGAGTACTTCACCGATGTGAACCATCTGGCGGCGCAACTCGCCCATAAGCTCCAGGGCAAGGCCTTCCAGATCCACGCCCCGGTCTTCGCCGCCTCGCGCGAAGAGCGCGACGTGCTGCTCTCGCTGCAGTCGGTGCGCGAGGTGCTCGCCCGGGCGCGCGATGCCGCGATCGCTGTGACCGGCATCGGCTCGGTGCTGGCCGATCGCTCGACCTATCTCAGCCTGCGCGCGGCGAACCCCGGCAGCGAGAGCGAATTGTCGCGGCTCGGTGCGGCTGGCGAGCTCGTCGCGCACCTGCTCGATCGCCGCGGACGGCTCTGCGACTACCCGCTCAACGAGCGCGTCATCGGCCTGACGCTGGATGAACTCAAGGCGATCCCGCTGGCGATCGGCGTCTGCGCCGGCGCCCGCAAGGCGACGCCCGCCGCCAGCGTCCTGCGCGGCGGCATCCTAGACGTGCTGGCCACCGACGAGGCCACCGGCAACGCGATCATCGACGTATTGAAGGATGAATCCCATGGGAATTAG
- a CDS encoding aldo/keto reductase, producing the protein MGISQQLRPMGKSAVNASAVGLGTWAMGGWMWGGTDEAKAVEAIRASLDAGVSLIDTAPAYGLGKSEEIVGEAIAGRRSEVVLATKCGLVWHTDKGNHFFDEHGQRVHRHLGRDSILHELEQSLRRLRTDYIDLYITHWQDPTTPVAETMATLLELKQQGTIRAIGVSNVNPDELKAYLAIGPVDAIQERYNMLDREIETTLLPICQTHNVATLSYSSLALGLLSGKIGPERVFSGDDLRKDDPRFSPESLKRIAAFLAEIRPIAEANDATLAQLVIAWTIAQPGITYALCGARDRTQAVENAGAGRIALASEELRRIGEAIARHLGKAAG; encoded by the coding sequence ATGGGAATTAGCCAGCAACTGCGCCCGATGGGCAAAAGCGCGGTGAACGCGAGCGCCGTCGGCCTCGGCACCTGGGCCATGGGCGGCTGGATGTGGGGCGGCACCGACGAGGCCAAGGCGGTCGAGGCGATCCGCGCCTCGCTCGATGCCGGCGTCAGCCTGATCGACACCGCGCCGGCCTATGGCCTCGGCAAATCCGAGGAGATCGTCGGCGAGGCCATCGCCGGCCGCCGTTCCGAGGTGGTGCTCGCAACGAAATGCGGCCTCGTCTGGCACACCGACAAGGGCAATCACTTCTTCGACGAGCACGGCCAGCGGGTCCATCGCCATCTCGGGCGCGACTCGATCCTGCACGAGCTCGAGCAGAGCCTGCGCCGCCTGCGCACCGATTATATCGACCTCTACATCACCCATTGGCAGGACCCGACGACGCCGGTCGCCGAGACCATGGCCACGCTGCTGGAGCTGAAGCAGCAGGGCACGATCCGGGCAATTGGCGTGAGCAATGTCAACCCCGACGAGCTGAAGGCCTACCTCGCCATCGGCCCGGTCGACGCGATCCAGGAGCGCTACAATATGCTCGATCGCGAGATCGAGACGACGCTGCTGCCGATCTGCCAGACGCACAATGTCGCGACGCTGAGCTATTCCTCGCTGGCGCTCGGCCTGCTCTCCGGCAAGATCGGGCCGGAGCGGGTGTTCTCCGGCGACGATTTGCGCAAGGACGATCCGCGCTTTTCGCCGGAGAGCCTGAAGCGCATCGCCGCTTTCCTCGCAGAGATCCGCCCGATCGCCGAAGCCAATGATGCCACGCTTGCGCAGCTGGTGATCGCCTGGACCATCGCGCAGCCCGGCATCACCTACGCGCTGTGCGGCGCCCGCGACCGGACCCAGGCCGTCGAGAACGCCGGCGCCGGCAGGATCGCGCTCGCCAGCGAAGAATTGCGGCGCATCGGCGAGGCGATCGCCCGGCATCTCGGCAAGGCTGCGGGCTGA